One Miscanthus floridulus cultivar M001 chromosome 11, ASM1932011v1, whole genome shotgun sequence DNA window includes the following coding sequences:
- the LOC136494630 gene encoding LOW QUALITY PROTEIN: non-specific phospholipase C4-like (The sequence of the model RefSeq protein was modified relative to this genomic sequence to represent the inferred CDS: inserted 2 bases in 1 codon), whose product MTGFAQQAEKEKAGMSGTVMSGFRPDAVPVYRELVKEFAVCDRWFASNPASTQPNRLFVHSATSHGLVSNDTKALVAGLPQRTIFDALHDEGFSFXNLRQLKYAGSFHAFDLDFRRHCREGKLPSYIVVEQRYFDLEILPGNDDHPSHDVADGQRFVKEVYEALRLGPQWKETLLVVTYDEHGGFYDHVPTPAGAGVVPSPDGIVSATPFFFGFDRLGVRVPTLLVLPWIEPGTVLHRPSGPYPTSEFEHSSIPATVKKLFNLRSLLTKRDAWAGTFDCFLTRKKKVLITGFH is encoded by the exons ATGACCGGCTTCGCGCAGCAGGCGGAGAAGGAGAAAGCCGGCATGTCCGGCACCGTCATGAGCGGGTTTCGCCCCGACGCCGTGCCCGTGTACCGCGAGCTGGTGAAGGAGTTCGCCGTGTGCGACCGGTGGTTCGCATCGAACCCGGCGTCGACGCAGCCCAACCGTCTGTTCGTGCACTCCGCCACCTCCCACGGCCTCGTCAGCAATGACACCAAGGCGCTGGTGGCGGGGCTCCCGCAGCGGACCATCTTCGACGCGCTCCACGACGAGGGCTTCTCCTT GAACCTCCGGCAGCTCAAGTACGCGGGCAGCTTCCACGCCTTCGACCTCGACTTCCGGCGTCACTGCCGGGAGGGAAAGCTGCCCAGCTACATCGTCGTGGAGCAGCGCTACTTCGACCTGGAGATCCTCCCGGGGAACGACGACCACCCGTCCCATGACGTGGCCGACGGCCAGCGGTTCGTCAAGGAGGTGTACGAGGCGCTACGGTTGGGGCCGCAGTGGAAGGAGACGCTCCTCGTCGTCACCTACGACGAGCACGGCGGGTTCTACGACCACGTGCCCACGCCCGCCGGCGCTGGCGTCGTGCCCAGCCCCGACGGCATCGTCAGCGCCACGCCTTTCTTCTTCGGCTTCGACCGCCTCGGCGTCCGCGTCCCGACGCTGCTCGTGTTGCCGTGGATCGAGCCCGGGACCGTGCTGCATAGGCCGTCGGGGCCATACCCGACATCGGAGTTCGAGCACTCCTCCATCCCGGCCACCGTCAAGAAGCTCTTCAACCTCAGGAGCTTGCTCACCAAGCGCGACGCCTGGGCCGGCACCTTCGACTGCTTCCTCACGCGCAAGAAGAAGGTACTGATAACTGGGTTCCACTAG
- the LOC136494454 gene encoding UDP-glucosyltransferase UGT13248-like produces MGNTRANSTTSSPSSAARGGGGGGAHVLLLPCPGAQGHTNPLLEFGRRLAYHGLRPTLVTSRYVLSTTPPPGEPFRVAAISDGFDNGGMAACPDLDKYWRQLEAVGSETLAELIRSEATDGRPVRVLVYDPHLPWARGVAKAAGVPAAAFLSQPCAVDVVYGEVWAGRLPLPVVDGKELFARGLLGVELGANDVPPFAAKPDWCPVFLEALVRQFEGLEDADDVLVNSFHEIEPKEADYMALTWRAKTIGPTLPSFYLDDDRLPLNKTYGFNLFNSSESCLAWLDKQLPCSVVLVSYGTVSDYDEAQLEELGNGLYNSGKPFIWVVRSNEEHKLSNELRDKCKERGLIVSWCPQLEVLAHKATGCFFTHCGWNSTLEAIVNGVPMVAIPHWADQPTISKYMESMWGLGVRVRKDEKGLVTRDEVERCINDVMDGDRKDNYRMNATMWIQRAKEAMQNGGSSDKNITEFAAKYSSN; encoded by the exons ATGGGGAACACGAGAGCCAACAGCACCACCTCGTCTCCCTCCTCTGCTGcccgcgggggcgggggcggcggcgcacACGTGCTGCTCCTGCCCTGCCCGGGCGCGCAGGGCCACACGAACCCGCTGCTCGAGTTCGGCCGCCGCCTCGCCTACCACGGCCTCCGCCCCACGCTCGTCACCTCGCGGTACGTGCTCTCCACCACCCCGCCTCCCGGGGAGCCCTTCAGGGTGGCAGCCATCTCCGACGGCTTCGACAATGGCGGCATGGCCGCGTGCCCCGACCTCGACAAGTACTGGCGCCAGCTCGAGGCCGTCGGCTCGGAGACACTGGCGGAGCTGATCCGCTCCGAGGCCACCGATGGGCGGCCCGTGCGCGTGCTGGTCTACGACCCGCACCTGCCGTGGGCGCGGGGCGTGGCGAAGGCGGCCGGGGTGCCGGCCGCGGCGTTCCTGTCGCAGCCTTGCGCGGTCGACGTCGTCTACGGGGAGGTGTGGGCGGGGCGGCTGCCACTGCCGGTGGTGGACGGGAAAGAGCTGTTTGCGCGCGGGCTGCTGGGTGTCGAGCTCGGGGCCAACGATGTGCCGCCGTTTGCGGCGAAGCCGGACTGGTGCCCTGTGTTCCTTGAGGCGTTGGTGCGGCAATTTGAGGGGCTGGAGGACGCCGACGACGTGCTCGTTAACTCATTCCACGAGATCGAACCCAAG GAGGCAGATTATATGGCACTAACATGGCGTGCAAAGACAATAGGCCCAACCTTGCCATCGTTTTATCTTGATGATGACCGTTTGCCGTTGAACAAGACTTACGGTTTCAACCTCTTCAACAGCAGCGAGTCATGTCTGGCTTGGCTTGACAAGCAGCTTCCGTGTTCTGTAGTTCTTGTATCCTATGGTACTGTCTCTGATTACGATGAAGCACAATTAGAAGAGCTTGGTAATGGATTGTACAATTCTGGCAAACCATTCATTTGGGTTGTGAGGTCAAACGAAGAACACAAGTTGTCCAATGAACTTCGTGACAAGTGCAAGGAACGTGGCCTTATTGTTTCTTGGTGCCCCCAGCTCGAGGTTCTAGCACATAAAGCCACAG GTTGTTTCTTCACACATTGCGGATGGAACTCGACACTGGAAGCAATAGTTAATGGTGTGCCAATGGTGGCAATACCACACTGGGCAGACCAGCCGACCATATCAAAATATATGGAGAGCATGTGGGGCTTGGGTGTCCGAGTGCGCAAGGACGAGAAAGGCTTGGTGACGAGAGACGAGGTGGAAAGGTGCATCAACGATGTTATGGATGGGGATAGAAAGGATAATTATAGGATGAACGCCACTATGTGGATCCAAAGGGCCAAGGAAGCCATGCAGAATGGAGGGAGCTCGGACAAGAATATTACTGAATTCGCGGCAAAGTATTCATCAAATTAG